Proteins co-encoded in one Neodiprion lecontei isolate iyNeoLeco1 chromosome 3, iyNeoLeco1.1, whole genome shotgun sequence genomic window:
- the LOC107225872 gene encoding fatty acyl-CoA reductase wat-like yields the protein MSEIRQFYAGRNIFITGGTGFLGKALVEKLLRSCEEIGTVYLLIREKKGKTTQERMDSLLLEPVFDVLRTSSPDFSKKLVPVAGDVASEGLGLSAEDRERIVDEVSVIFHAAATVRFTERLDKAIPLNVNGVKYVLDIAKACKNLAVGVHLSTAFSNCVLSSIDEKLYVPPLSYREANDLCESLKNTEMSEGDVESFTKSVLKGWPNTYTFTKAIGEGVVAEFAGELPFAVFRPSIVINSYEEPMPGWISGIAGFPAITCASGLGLNHIGFYDSDARMDLVPVDYVCNALISSAWETAVTKKRHHENIPVYNYVGGNEKPITCGQCIGDCMRYHNENPSVQLIYYPFMVITTSRFVLSLLQFFLHTVPAFVIDGVARLLGKQPRMQKLATMLGNAWITIGYFMMKEWDFETHRVRSLWQRIGPTDKKEFPFSMQEVDWEKYSIRIVGGLKKYLLNEPPGNEDKAKRRYIYFYIVHSMVRLALYSFALWLVWKIFW from the exons ATGTCAGAAATACGACAGTTTTACGCAGGTCGAAACATCTTCATCACCG GTGGAACCGGTTTCTTGGGTAAGGCACTGGTGGAAAAGTTACTCCGAAGCTGTGAAGAAATCGGAACCGTCTACCTTCTGATCCgcgaaaagaaaggaaaaactACACAAGAGCGAATGGATTCTCTGCTCCTCGAACCG GTGTTCGACGTTTTGCGGACCAGCTCTCCGGACTTTTCGAAGAAGTTGGTTCCAGTTGCCGGCGACGTAGCCTCCGAAGGACTGGGATTATCGGCAGAGGATCGCGAGCGCATCGTCGACGAG GTATCCGTCATCTTCCACGCAGCTGCCACGGTGCGTTTTACCGAAAGACTGGACAAAGCGATTCCCTTGAACGTCAACGGCGTTAAATACGTGCTGGACATTGCCAAAGCGTGCAAGAACCTGGCG GTCGGAGTCCACCTGTCAACTGCTTTCAGCAACTGCGTTCTCAGTAGCATCGACGAAAAGTTGTACGTTCCGCCATTGAGCTACAGGGAGGCGAACGACCTCTGCGAAAGCTTGAAGAACACCGAGATGTCGGAAGGCGACGTCGAATCCTTTACGAAATC AGTCTTGAAAGGATGGCCGAACACTTACACCTTTACCAAGGCGATCGGCGAAGGTGTCGTCGCCGAATTCGCTGGAGAATTGCCGTTCGCAGTTTTCAGACCATCGATCG TGATTAATTCATACGAGGAGCCAATGCCGGGTTGGATTTCTGGCATTGCTGGGTTTCCAGCGATTACATGTGCATCTGGTCTCGGCTTAAATCACATCGGTTTCTATGATTCTGATGCGAGAATGGACCTAGTTCCAGTGGATTATGTCTGCAACGCTTTAATTTCTTCCGCTTGGGAAACAGCCGTCACTAAAAAAAG GCACCATGAGAATATTCCTGTCTACAATTATGTCGGCGGAAATGAGAAACCCATCACTTGCGGCCAGTGCATAGGGGATTGCATGCGTTATCATAATGAAAACCCATCAGTGCAATTGATCTACTATCCTTTCATGGTCATAACAACGTCAAGATTTGTTTTGAGtctattacaattttttctgcatACTGTGCCGGCGTTTGTAATTGACGGCGTCGCAAGATTGTTAGGAAAACAGCCGCG GATGCAAAAGCTTGCGACTATGTTAGGGAATGCGTGGATCACCATAGGATATTTTATGATGAAGGAATGGGACTTCGAAACTCATCGAGTTCGGAGCCTTTGGCAACGAATTGGGCCTACGGACAAGAAGGAATTTCCTTTCAGTATGCAAGAAGTCGACTGGGAGAAATATAGTATACGTATAGTTGGCGGTCTCAAAAAGTATCTACTAAACGAACCTCCTGGAAATGAAGACAAAGCGAAACGACGATACATTTA CTTTTACATCGTCCATTCGATGGTTCGTCTCGCCTTATATTCCTTCGCTCTTTGGCtcgtatggaaaatattttggtaA